In Pseudomonas sp. HR96, the DNA window CCACGCCCTGGATCTGGATGTCGCCACGCTTGCCCGGCTTGTAGCCGGTGGCCTTGCGCGGAATCAGCTCCAGCTGCTCGTTGCCGCGCTCCGGTTCGACCAACTGCTGGGCGGCGTTGACCAGGTGCGCCAGGCGCAGGTCACCGGCACCGAGGGCGGCAAACATGTCGTCGGCGGTCTTGTAGTTGACCTTCTCGGCCAAGTGATCGAAATCGACCTGGGGCAGGCCGAGGCGGCTCAACTCGCGTTCGAGCAGGGTGCGCCCGGCGGCGACGTTCTGGTCGCGTGCCTGCAGCTTGAACCAGTGAACGATCTTGGCCCGGGCCCGCGAGGTGGTCACGTAGCCCAGGTTGGAGTTCAGCCAGTCACGGCTTGGCGTGCCGTGCTTGCTGGTGATGATCTCCACCTGCTCGCCGGTGTTGAGGCTGTAGTTGAGCGGCACGATGCGCCCGTTGATCTTCGCTCCGCGGCAGTTGTGGCCGATCTCGGTGTGCACGCGGTAGGCGAAGTCCAGCGGGGTGGCGCCCTTGGGCAGGTCGATGGCGTGGCCGTCGGGGGTGAAGACGTAGACCCGGTCGGGCTCGATATCGACGCGCAACTGCTCGGCCAGGCCGCCGATGTCGCCCAGCTCCTCGTGCCATTCCAGCACCTGGCGTAGCCAGGAGATCTTTTCTTCGTAGTGGTTTGAGCCCGACTTGACGTCGGTGCCCTTGTACCGCCAGTGCGCGCAGACGCCCAGCTCGGCTTCCTCATGCATGGCGTGGGTGCGGATCTGCACCTCGAGCACCTTGCCCTCGGGGCCGATCACGGCGGTGTGCAGGGAGCGATAGCCGTTTTCCTTGGGGTTGGCGATGTAGTCGTCGAACTCCTTGGGAATGTGCCGCCACAAGGTGTGGACGATGCCCAGCGCCGTGTAGCAGTCGCGCATCTCCGGCACCAGCACGCGCACGGCACGTACGTCGTAGATCTGGCTGAATTCCAGGCCTTTGCGCTGCATCTTGCGCCAGATCGAATAGATGTGTTTTGCCCGCCCGCTGATGTCGGCCTTGACCCCGGTCTCCAGCAGTTCGTTGTGCAGCTGGCTCATGACTTCACTGATGAAGCGCTCGCGGTCCATGCGCCGCTCGTGCAACAGCTTGGCGATCTGCTTGTACTGCTCCGGTTCAAGGTAGCGGAAGGACAGGTCCTCCAGCTCCCACTTGATGTGGCCGATGCCCAGGCGGTGGGCCAGCGGCGCATAGATGTCGAAGACTTCGCGGGCCACGCGATGACGTTTTTCGTCGTCGGCGCTTTTGACTGCGCGGATCGCACAGGTGCGTTCGGCCAGCTTGATCAAGGCCACGCGCACGTCGTCGACCATGGCCACCAGCATCTTGCGCAGGTTTTCCACCTGCGCCTGCGAGCCCAGCACCAGCGACTGGCGCGGGCTGAGGCTGGCACTGATGGCGGCCATGCGCAGCACGCCGTCGATCAGCTTGGTGACCGTTGCGCCAAAGCGCTGCTCGACTTCGGCGAGGGTCACCCGCCCTTCACGCACGGCGCGGTAGATGACCGCCGCCATTAGCGAATCCTGGTCGAGCTTGAGGTCGGCGAGAATCTCGGCGATTTCCAGGCCTGCCTGGAAACACGAGGTGCCGTCGGCCCATGAGTACTTGGCCATGTTGCCGAGTTGTTCGGCCTGCAGCGCGAACTCGCAAGCCGCCTTGAGCGCCTCGCGGTCGAGCAGCACGTCGACGCTGACGATGTGGTCGAGCCATGCATCGAGATTGATACTGCCGTCTGTGTTGACCGGCTGGTGTGCTCTCACCTGTACCATCTTGTTTACCTTTCCCTAAGGCGGGTCAAAGACCCGCCATTTGTCGCTGGCTTAGGCGCCTGCTGGGCCGGCAGGAGCCATGCTGTCACGCGCCAGTCGGATTAGACGGGCCATCCTGGCCCGCTTCGAATAACGCCATCGCCTCGACATGCGCGGTTTGCGGGAACATGTCGAGGATTCCGGCCCGTTTCAACCTATAGCCCTGCTTGAGCAACTGCACCGTGTCGCGGGCCAGCGTTGCCGGGTTGCAGGACACATACACCAGGCGCCGTGCGCCCAGTTTGCCGAGATGCTCCACCGCTTGCGCGGCGCCGTCTCGTGGTGGATCCAAGAGTACCGCAGAAAAGCCTTCGCTGGCCCATGCTGCTCCGGCCAGTGGTGCAGCCAGGTCCGCCTGATGGAAGCTGGCGTTGCCCAGGCCATTGCTCGCGGCATTGGCCCGCGCCCGCTCCACCATGGCGCCCACGCCCTCCACCGCCACCACCTCGCGGGCCTCGCGAGCCAGCGGCAGGGCGAAGTTGCCCAAGCCACAGAACAGGTCCAGCACACGCTCCTCGGCTTGCGGGGCGAGCCAGTCGATGGCCTGCGCGATCATCGCCGCGTTCACCGTTTCGTTGACCTGCACGAAGTCGCCGGGGCGATACGCCAGCTGCAGGCCCCAGGGCCGCAACTCGTAGCCCAGCGGCTGCGCCGCTGCAAACGGCTGCGGTTCGCCCTCACCCTGCAGCCACAGCTGCGCGTGGTGGGCCTGGCAGAACGCCTGCAACGCCGCCAGGTCGACCTCGGCCAAGGGTGCTACGTGACGTAACAGTAGCGCTTCGCCAGTACCACTGAATAACTCGACATGCCCGATCACCTGCGGCTTTACGAAGCCTTGGAGCAATCTGGGCAGGTCTTGAAGGATGGCTTGCAAAGGCTGTACCAGCACCAGGCAGTCGTCGATCGGGACGATATCCTGGCTGGCCACCGCGCGAAAACCGACGTCCAGCCGCCGCGCCTTGCTGTCCCAGCGCACGGCAATGCGCGCACGGCGCCGGTAGGCCAGCTCCGGGCCGACCAGCGGCGCGACCCATTGCTCGGGTTCGATGCCGGCAACCCGCGACAGCTGTTCGGCCAGTTGCTGCTGCTTGAGTTGCAGCTGTGCGCTGTGCGGCAGGTGCTGCAGGCTGCAACCGCCGCAGCGGCCGAAGTGCTTGCAAGGCGCGACCCGCCGTTCGGCGCTGGCGACGATGACCCGCTCGGTGCGGGCCTCGACCACCTTGCCGTGGCTATTGAGGACCCGGGCCTCGACTTCCTCGCCGGCCAGGGCGCCGTTGACGAACCAGGTGCGGCCTTCGAAGAAGGCAATACCGCGGCCGTCATTGCTCAGGCGTTCGATGCTCAGACGCTGCTTCTTGCCCGCCGGAAGCTGGCTGGTGCGGGTTCCGCCGGTGGGCTGGAAGCGCAGCCCGGGCTTGCCTTTGGCGGCCATCAGTTGGGCGCGTCGAAGATGCCGCTGGACAGGTACCGGTCCCCACGATCGCAGAC includes these proteins:
- the relA gene encoding GTP diphosphokinase gives rise to the protein MVQVRAHQPVNTDGSINLDAWLDHIVSVDVLLDREALKAACEFALQAEQLGNMAKYSWADGTSCFQAGLEIAEILADLKLDQDSLMAAVIYRAVREGRVTLAEVEQRFGATVTKLIDGVLRMAAISASLSPRQSLVLGSQAQVENLRKMLVAMVDDVRVALIKLAERTCAIRAVKSADDEKRHRVAREVFDIYAPLAHRLGIGHIKWELEDLSFRYLEPEQYKQIAKLLHERRMDRERFISEVMSQLHNELLETGVKADISGRAKHIYSIWRKMQRKGLEFSQIYDVRAVRVLVPEMRDCYTALGIVHTLWRHIPKEFDDYIANPKENGYRSLHTAVIGPEGKVLEVQIRTHAMHEEAELGVCAHWRYKGTDVKSGSNHYEEKISWLRQVLEWHEELGDIGGLAEQLRVDIEPDRVYVFTPDGHAIDLPKGATPLDFAYRVHTEIGHNCRGAKINGRIVPLNYSLNTGEQVEIITSKHGTPSRDWLNSNLGYVTTSRARAKIVHWFKLQARDQNVAAGRTLLERELSRLGLPQVDFDHLAEKVNYKTADDMFAALGAGDLRLAHLVNAAQQLVEPERGNEQLELIPRKATGYKPGKRGDIQIQGVGNLMTQMAGCCQPLPGDAIVGYITQGRGVSIHRQDCASVLQLAGREPERIIQVSWGPVPVLTYPVDIVIRAYDRSGLLRDVSQVLLNERINVLAVNTRSNKEDNTALMSLTIEIPGLDALGRLLGRISQLPNIIETRRNRTP
- the rlmD gene encoding 23S rRNA (uracil(1939)-C(5))-methyltransferase RlmD is translated as MAAKGKPGLRFQPTGGTRTSQLPAGKKQRLSIERLSNDGRGIAFFEGRTWFVNGALAGEEVEARVLNSHGKVVEARTERVIVASAERRVAPCKHFGRCGGCSLQHLPHSAQLQLKQQQLAEQLSRVAGIEPEQWVAPLVGPELAYRRRARIAVRWDSKARRLDVGFRAVASQDIVPIDDCLVLVQPLQAILQDLPRLLQGFVKPQVIGHVELFSGTGEALLLRHVAPLAEVDLAALQAFCQAHHAQLWLQGEGEPQPFAAAQPLGYELRPWGLQLAYRPGDFVQVNETVNAAMIAQAIDWLAPQAEERVLDLFCGLGNFALPLAREAREVVAVEGVGAMVERARANAASNGLGNASFHQADLAAPLAGAAWASEGFSAVLLDPPRDGAAQAVEHLGKLGARRLVYVSCNPATLARDTVQLLKQGYRLKRAGILDMFPQTAHVEAMALFEAGQDGPSNPTGA